The region GTTCTACGGCTCGGTGATCCGCATCAAGGCGTCGCGGTCGCGCACCACCAGACCACCGGGTTCGATGCGAATGGTTTCCTCGCGCTCCATGGCCTTGAGTTCCTGATTGACACGCTGGCGCGAAGCTCCCAGCAGCTGGGCCAGTTCTTCCTGCGCCAGTTGCAGACCAATACGAACCTCGGAGCCGTCGTTCAGGCAGGGCACACCATAACTGCGCACCAGGTGCAACAGCTGCTTGGCCAACCGGGCCCTCAAGGGCAGCGTGTTGAGGTCTTCCACCAAACCATAAAGCTGGCGAATACGCCGGGCATGCAGGCGCAGCAAGGCTTCGTAGAGTTCGGTGTGGTGGGCCAGGATTTTTTTGAAATCGGCCCGTGCCACACACAAAATGGTGGTGTCGCCATGAGCGTAGGCATCGTGGGTGCGACGGTCGCCGTCGAAGATGGCCACATCGCCAAACCAGATGCCCGGCTCCACATAGGTCAGGGTGATCTGTTTGCCCGACAGCGAGGTGGAGCTCACCCGTACTGCGCCCTTGGCGCAGGCAATCCATTCCTGCGGGGTTTCGCCACGCGCGGTGATGAGGTCGCCGTCTTTGTAACGTTTGACAAATGCGCATCGAAGTATGTCGTGTCGGAGTGAGGGTGAAAGGCTGGCAAACCAGCGCCCGGCATTGATTGCGGAGCGTTCGTCAATGGTAAGGATGGGCTCGGTCATGTTCTGTCCGGTGGGTGACTCAAAAACCATTCATTGTCACGTGCGGGACGTGCCAATGGCGACACGTTTGTCACCTGGGTGTCTGCGGCAGGTTCCCGGCGAAAAAAAGCCCGCTTGGAGCGGGCTGCTTTCTTCAGAGGTTTGTCCGGGTTTACCTGCGTACTTGCAGGGCACCCGGGTTAACGATGTTGGTGGGGCGACCCTTGATGTAGTTGATCACATTGTCAAAAGCCGCACCAAAATAAAGCTCGTAGCTGTCTTGTTCCACATAACCAATGTGAGGCGTGCAAATGCAGTTTTCCAGCCGCAACAGCGCATGGCCTTGCAAAATGGGTTCTGACTCAAACACATCGACGGCGGCCATGCCGGGGCGACCACGGTTCAGGGCGCTGATCAGGGCATCGGGTTCAATCAGTTCGGCACGCGAGGTGTTCACCAGCAGCGCAGTGGGTTTCATGCGCGACAAGTCTTCCAGTTTGACGATGTTGTGGTTGTCTTCGGCCAGCCGCAGGTGTAAGGACAACACATCAGATTGCTCGAACAACTCTTCGCGGGTGCTGGTCACTTCATAGCCATCCAGTACCGCCCGCTCGCGGCTGGGGGCGCGGCCCCAAATGATCACCCGCATGCCAAAGGCCTTGCCATATCCGGCGACCAGTTGGCCAATGCGGCCATAACCCCAAATACCCAGGGTACGCCCCTTGAGCACGGTGCCCAGACAGAAATTGGGTGGCATGGCACCGGTTTTCAGGCCCGATTGTTGCCAGGCGCCGTGTTTGAGGTTGCCAATGTATTGCGGCAAGCGTCTGGCCGCCGCCATGATCAGTGCCCAGGTGAGTTCAGCCGGGGCTATCGGCGAGCCGGTGCCTTCGGCCACAGCAACGCCACATTCCGTGCAGGCGTTGACATCAATGTGGGGCCCCACCCGGCCACTTTGGGCAATCAGCTTGAGCCTGGGCAGTTTTTCAATCAGCGCCCGCGGCAGATGGGTGCGTTCCCGGTTAAGCACAATCACGTCAGCATCTTTGAGTCTGATCGAGAGTTGCCCCAGGCCTTTGACGGTGTTGGTGTACACCTTGGCTTGGTAAACCTCCAGTTTGGCGGCACAAGCCAGTTTTCTGACCGCGTCTTGGTAATCGTCAAGTATCACAATATTCATGGGTCAATTGTGCCTTGACCACAGGCTGACTGGACGGTGCTGGGATTAATGCAATTGAGTTTCAAAGGCTGCGAGCCGATCTAGCTCGGCACACACATCGGCCATGCGGCCTGAAATCACCATGCGACCCACTTGGGATGAGGTTTGTCCAGCCTCCA is a window of Rhodoferax lithotrophicus DNA encoding:
- a CDS encoding Crp/Fnr family transcriptional regulator, with the translated sequence MTEPILTIDERSAINAGRWFASLSPSLRHDILRCAFVKRYKDGDLITARGETPQEWIACAKGAVRVSSTSLSGKQITLTYVEPGIWFGDVAIFDGDRRTHDAYAHGDTTILCVARADFKKILAHHTELYEALLRLHARRIRQLYGLVEDLNTLPLRARLAKQLLHLVRSYGVPCLNDGSEVRIGLQLAQEELAQLLGASRQRVNQELKAMEREETIRIEPGGLVVRDRDALMRITEP
- a CDS encoding D-2-hydroxyacid dehydrogenase family protein, which gives rise to MNIVILDDYQDAVRKLACAAKLEVYQAKVYTNTVKGLGQLSIRLKDADVIVLNRERTHLPRALIEKLPRLKLIAQSGRVGPHIDVNACTECGVAVAEGTGSPIAPAELTWALIMAAARRLPQYIGNLKHGAWQQSGLKTGAMPPNFCLGTVLKGRTLGIWGYGRIGQLVAGYGKAFGMRVIIWGRAPSRERAVLDGYEVTSTREELFEQSDVLSLHLRLAEDNHNIVKLEDLSRMKPTALLVNTSRAELIEPDALISALNRGRPGMAAVDVFESEPILQGHALLRLENCICTPHIGYVEQDSYELYFGAAFDNVINYIKGRPTNIVNPGALQVRR